From one Trueperella pyogenes genomic stretch:
- a CDS encoding ArsR/SmtB family transcription factor has product MTNKATTEVVSALANPVRLTILYEIAAVGTARTSDIAHALDMAANKVSYHLKRLESAGVIRKEPGTDARETWWSAVPGGWEVNEPELTPGFTAALSALHQHVRERAVAFADERRRRGITLPFAHADSVLTLQLGDAHNFADELGALFDKYTQLSDAHKAEARTGAGGRAKKAANDGATGDGVVQDLYRYDFQFSLQPIGDA; this is encoded by the coding sequence ATGACGAACAAGGCGACGACGGAAGTGGTCTCCGCGCTGGCAAACCCCGTGCGCTTGACCATCCTGTACGAAATCGCCGCAGTTGGCACGGCACGCACCTCGGATATCGCGCATGCACTCGACATGGCGGCGAACAAAGTCTCCTACCACCTCAAACGGCTCGAATCGGCCGGCGTCATCCGCAAGGAACCGGGCACCGACGCTCGGGAGACCTGGTGGTCCGCAGTGCCGGGCGGCTGGGAAGTCAATGAGCCAGAACTCACCCCCGGCTTTACCGCCGCACTTTCCGCTCTTCACCAGCATGTACGCGAACGCGCCGTGGCCTTTGCTGACGAACGACGCCGGCGCGGTATCACCTTACCGTTTGCGCACGCCGACTCCGTCCTCACCCTACAACTAGGCGACGCCCACAATTTCGCCGACGAACTCGGCGCACTGTTCGACAAATACACCCAGCTCTCCGACGCACACAAAGCTGAAGCCAGAACGGGCGCGGGTGGCCGAGCCAAGAAAGCCGCGAACGATGGCGCGACGGGCGACGGCGTCGTGCAAGACCTGTATCGGTACGATTTCCAATTCTCACTACAGCCGATCGGGGATGCCTGA